In Phycisphaerales bacterium, the following are encoded in one genomic region:
- the pdhA gene encoding pyruvate dehydrogenase (acetyl-transferring) E1 component subunit alpha: MPRKVAYKTQIEHLQILDENGKLDAKLAKEQGKHLLSDEQVQQSYEHMTICRQYDEVAFKLQRSGRMGTFPQNKGQEAVAIGSALAARKGQDWLVSAYRENAALFMHGLPMHYVLTYWMGDERGSKIPEGVKITPLSVPIGTHMLHATGIAWAAKIRKEDSVALTYFGDGATSEGDFHEAANFAGVLKVPCIFICQNNSWAISVPREKQTASETFAQKALAYGMPTIQVDGNDLFAMYAATRQAHERARKGEGPSFIEAVTYRLADHTTADDASRYRDPKDLDAWKAKDPLIRLRKYLESKDLWTDEQQEALEAKAKAIVQEVVKTAEEMPKPDITDIFDYTFEELPESLRVQRDTMRTTSLGQDPEQAGLGARAAH; encoded by the coding sequence ATGCCCCGCAAGGTCGCCTACAAGACCCAGATCGAGCACCTGCAGATCCTCGACGAGAACGGCAAGCTCGACGCCAAGCTCGCCAAGGAGCAGGGCAAGCACCTGCTCAGCGACGAGCAGGTCCAGCAGTCCTACGAGCACATGACCATCTGCCGCCAGTACGACGAGGTGGCCTTCAAGCTGCAACGCTCCGGCCGCATGGGCACGTTCCCCCAGAACAAGGGCCAGGAGGCCGTCGCCATCGGCAGCGCCCTGGCCGCCCGCAAGGGCCAGGATTGGCTGGTCTCGGCCTACCGCGAGAACGCAGCGCTCTTCATGCATGGGCTGCCCATGCACTACGTGTTGACCTATTGGATGGGCGACGAGCGGGGCAGCAAGATTCCCGAGGGCGTGAAGATCACCCCGCTGAGCGTGCCCATCGGCACCCACATGCTGCACGCCACGGGCATCGCCTGGGCCGCCAAGATCCGCAAGGAAGACAGCGTCGCGCTGACCTACTTCGGCGACGGCGCGACGAGCGAGGGCGACTTCCACGAGGCGGCCAACTTCGCGGGCGTCCTGAAGGTCCCGTGCATCTTCATCTGCCAGAACAACTCGTGGGCCATCAGCGTGCCTCGCGAGAAGCAGACGGCCTCGGAGACCTTTGCCCAGAAGGCGCTGGCCTACGGCATGCCGACGATCCAGGTCGACGGCAACGACCTGTTCGCCATGTATGCCGCCACGCGCCAGGCCCACGAGCGGGCCCGCAAGGGCGAGGGGCCGTCGTTCATCGAAGCCGTCACGTATCGCCTGGCCGACCACACCACCGCCGACGATGCATCGAGGTACCGCGACCCCAAGGACCTGGACGCGTGGAAGGCCAAGGACCCACTGATTCGCCTGCGCAAATATCTCGAGAGCAAGGACCTGTGGACCGACGAGCAGCAGGAGGCGCTCGAGGCCAAGGCCAAGGCCATCGTGCAGGAGGTGGTCAAGACCGCCGAGGAGATGCCCAAGCCCGACATCACCGACATCTTCGACTACACGTTCGAGGAACTCCCCGAGAGCCTGCGCGTGCAGCGTGACACGATGCGGACCACTTCGCTGGGCCAGGACCCCGAGCAGGCCGGGCTTGGCGCTCGCGCGGCGCACTAA